From a single Mesorhizobium shangrilense genomic region:
- the murB gene encoding UDP-N-acetylmuramate dehydrogenase — MMRGQALIDQLGDRLAGLRGRITPNAEMDKITWFRAGGLAEALFQPADEDDLAAFLKVVPEEIPLTIVGIGSNLLVRDGGIPGFVIRLSAKGFGEAELIGPTTIKAGAATPDKRVAAVAYEAGIGGFHFYHGIPGAIGGALRMNAGANGVETRERVVEVRALDRKGNVHRLSNAEMGYAYRHSAAPAGLIFTSAVFEGFAEDKAVIKAAMDAVQNHRETVQPIREKTGGSTFKNPEGTSAWKEIDKAGCRGLMIGGAQMSPMHCNFMINTGTATGYDLEYLGETVRTRVLENSGIRLQWEIKRIGNFRPGHAVQEFLGQLL; from the coding sequence ATGATGCGCGGCCAGGCGTTGATCGATCAGCTTGGCGACCGGCTTGCCGGCCTGCGCGGCCGCATCACGCCCAATGCCGAGATGGACAAGATCACCTGGTTCCGTGCCGGGGGGCTGGCCGAGGCGCTGTTCCAGCCGGCGGACGAGGACGACCTCGCCGCGTTCCTGAAAGTGGTTCCCGAGGAGATACCGCTGACCATCGTCGGGATCGGTTCGAACCTGCTGGTCCGCGATGGCGGCATTCCGGGTTTTGTCATCCGGCTTTCGGCAAAGGGTTTTGGCGAAGCTGAACTGATCGGCCCGACCACGATCAAAGCGGGAGCCGCCACGCCGGACAAGCGCGTCGCCGCTGTCGCCTATGAGGCGGGCATTGGCGGCTTTCATTTCTACCATGGCATTCCCGGCGCCATCGGTGGCGCGCTGAGGATGAATGCCGGCGCCAATGGCGTCGAGACGCGCGAGCGCGTCGTCGAGGTGAGGGCGCTTGATCGCAAAGGCAATGTCCATAGGCTCAGCAATGCCGAGATGGGCTACGCCTATCGCCATTCGGCGGCACCCGCCGGGCTGATCTTCACCTCGGCTGTTTTCGAAGGCTTTGCCGAGGACAAGGCGGTCATCAAGGCGGCGATGGACGCCGTCCAGAACCATCGTGAAACCGTGCAGCCGATCCGCGAGAAGACTGGGGGATCGACCTTCAAGAATCCCGAAGGCACCTCGGCCTGGAAGGAAATCGACAAGGCAGGTTGCCGCGGCCTGATGATCGGCGGCGCGCAGATGTCGCCGATGCACTGCAACTTCATGATCAACACCGGCACGGCGACCGGCTACGACCTCGAATATCTGGGCGAAACGGTGCGCACGCGGGTGCTTGAGAATTCGGGCATCCGGCTGCAATGGGAGATCAAGCGAATCGGCAATTTCCGGCCGGGTCATGCCGTCCAGGAATTCCTCGGACAGCTCCTCTAG
- the ftsW gene encoding putative lipid II flippase FtsW — protein MQSRLDKSPVATWWWTIDRWFLAAFLSLMGLGIVLSFAASPAVAERIGLDSFHFATRQIIFTVPALGVMLAVSFLESRQIRRMSLVMLCIMLVLMVAVLYIGVEVKGARRWVSIAGLSIQPSEFLKPAFVIMCAWLFAEHKRQPDIPGNLFAMLLLVLVVSLLVAQPDLGQTMLTTGTWGIMFFMAGLPWIWITVLGATGIGGVFAAYTVFPHVALRIDKFLTGEGDTFQVDMGRDALINGGWFGVGPGEGTVKRVIPDSHADFVFSVAGEEFGLIMCFFIMSIFAFIVLRGLNTALKEHDDFTRYAVGGLVTVFGLQAVINMCVNLQLVPAKGMTLPFISYGGSSQIAIAISMGMVLALTRKRPEKRKQMGFALSQRAMPAE, from the coding sequence ATGCAGAGCCGTCTCGACAAAAGTCCGGTTGCGACCTGGTGGTGGACGATCGATCGCTGGTTCCTGGCAGCGTTCCTTTCGCTGATGGGGCTCGGCATCGTCTTGTCCTTTGCCGCCAGCCCGGCAGTGGCCGAACGCATCGGCCTCGACAGTTTCCACTTCGCCACGAGGCAGATCATCTTCACCGTCCCGGCGCTCGGCGTGATGCTGGCCGTGTCCTTCCTCGAATCCAGGCAGATCCGGCGCATGTCGCTGGTCATGCTGTGCATCATGCTGGTTCTGATGGTGGCGGTGCTCTATATCGGCGTCGAGGTGAAGGGCGCGCGGCGCTGGGTGTCGATCGCCGGTCTGTCGATCCAGCCGTCGGAATTCCTGAAGCCGGCTTTCGTCATCATGTGTGCGTGGCTGTTTGCCGAACACAAACGCCAGCCGGATATTCCCGGTAATCTGTTCGCCATGCTGCTGCTGGTGCTGGTCGTGTCGCTGCTGGTCGCGCAGCCGGACCTTGGCCAGACCATGCTGACGACCGGCACCTGGGGTATCATGTTCTTCATGGCAGGGTTGCCATGGATCTGGATCACCGTGCTGGGTGCAACAGGCATCGGCGGCGTGTTCGCCGCCTATACCGTGTTTCCACACGTTGCCTTGCGCATCGACAAGTTCCTCACCGGCGAAGGCGATACGTTCCAGGTCGACATGGGCCGCGACGCGCTGATCAATGGCGGCTGGTTCGGCGTCGGGCCGGGCGAGGGCACCGTCAAGCGGGTCATCCCCGACAGCCACGCCGACTTCGTCTTTTCCGTCGCCGGCGAGGAATTCGGGCTGATCATGTGCTTCTTCATCATGTCGATCTTCGCCTTCATCGTCCTGCGCGGCCTCAACACAGCGCTGAAGGAGCACGACGATTTCACGCGCTACGCCGTCGGCGGCCTGGTCACCGTGTTTGGCCTGCAGGCCGTCATCAACATGTGTGTCAACCTGCAGCTGGTGCCGGCCAAGGGCATGACGCTACCGTTCATCTCCTATGGCGGCTCCTCGCAGATCGCCATCGCGATCTCGATGGGCATGGTGCTGGCGCTGACGCGAAAGCGGCCCGAAAAGCGCAAGCAGATGGGCTTTGCCCTGTCGCAGCGCGCCATGCCGGCGGAGTGA
- the murG gene encoding undecaprenyldiphospho-muramoylpentapeptide beta-N-acetylglucosaminyltransferase, producing the protein MARGTILLAAGGTGGHLFPAEALAHELNARGWTVHLATDDRAERFAGNFPATAIHPIQSATMGSKNPVAVLRSFWKIWRGVRQASAIIGRIKPDAVVGFGGYPTLPPLYAATRRKVPTLIHEQNAVMGRANRALAGRVDAIAGGFLPQDSSAAGAKTVTTGNPVRPAVLEAAKTPYSMSSGEQPFRLLVFGGSQGAQFFSDAVPAAVAMLTQAQRKRLDITQQARADDVARVKAAYAALGVDVQVSPFFTDMAARMGAAHLVVSRSGASTVSEIAVIGRPALLVPYPHALDHDQAANAAALAAAGGAEVHPQSTLSPERIAALVGGLMDNPGHLATMAAAAKSAGKPDAARLLADLTEAIASRKSVSEFRKGTHA; encoded by the coding sequence ATGGCGCGGGGGACGATCCTTCTGGCAGCGGGTGGAACGGGCGGGCATCTCTTCCCGGCCGAGGCGCTGGCGCATGAGCTGAACGCGCGCGGCTGGACGGTGCATCTGGCCACGGACGACCGTGCCGAGCGTTTCGCCGGCAATTTCCCGGCGACGGCCATTCATCCGATCCAGTCTGCCACCATGGGGTCGAAGAACCCCGTGGCCGTACTCCGCTCCTTCTGGAAAATATGGCGCGGCGTGCGCCAGGCGTCCGCCATCATCGGCAGGATCAAGCCGGACGCCGTGGTTGGCTTCGGCGGCTATCCGACGCTGCCGCCGCTCTATGCGGCGACGCGGCGCAAGGTACCGACGCTCATCCATGAACAGAACGCGGTGATGGGGCGCGCCAACCGGGCGCTGGCCGGGCGCGTCGACGCCATTGCGGGCGGATTCCTGCCGCAGGATTCGAGTGCTGCAGGCGCCAAGACGGTGACGACCGGCAATCCGGTACGGCCCGCCGTTCTGGAGGCGGCAAAGACGCCCTACAGCATGTCGTCCGGCGAGCAGCCTTTCCGGCTTCTGGTGTTCGGCGGCAGCCAGGGCGCGCAATTCTTCTCCGACGCGGTGCCGGCGGCGGTGGCCATGCTTACCCAGGCGCAGCGCAAGCGGCTTGATATCACGCAGCAGGCGCGTGCCGACGACGTGGCGCGGGTGAAGGCCGCCTATGCCGCACTCGGTGTCGACGTGCAGGTTTCGCCTTTCTTCACCGATATGGCGGCGCGGATGGGCGCGGCGCATCTGGTGGTGTCGCGGTCCGGCGCCTCGACCGTATCGGAAATCGCTGTCATCGGTCGGCCGGCGCTGCTGGTGCCTTATCCGCATGCGCTCGACCACGACCAGGCGGCGAACGCGGCCGCGCTTGCCGCGGCCGGAGGCGCCGAGGTGCATCCGCAATCCACGCTCTCGCCGGAGCGCATCGCCGCGCTGGTTGGCGGGTTGATGGACAACCCTGGGCATCTGGCGACAATGGCGGCAGCGGCGAAGTCGGCCGGAAAGCCCGATGCTGCACGGTTGCTCGCCGATCTGACAGAGGCTATTGCGTCCAGAAAATCTGTTTCGGAATTCAGGAAGGGGACGCACGCATGA
- the murD gene encoding UDP-N-acetylmuramoyl-L-alanine--D-glutamate ligase codes for MIPAASFSGKRVSLFGLGGSGIATARALIAGGADVLAWDDNPDSVAKAGAVGIPTGDLRGADWAKFSAFVLSPGVPLTHPKPHWTVELAKGAGVEVIGDIELFCRERTLQAPTAPFIAITGTNGKSTTTALTAHILKAAGRDTQMGGNIGRAVMTLDPPEPSRHYVVECSSYQIDLAPSINPTAGILLNLTPDHLDRHGTMQHYALIKERLVAGSETAIIGIDDSWCAQIADRLERAGRHVIRISKRLPLTDGYFADGSDLMEAVDGRYSRVAFLEGIGSLRGQHNAQNALAAVAACLKVGLDLGEIQSGLESFPGLAHRMEQVGRKDHVLFINDSKATNADAAAPALSSFPRIYWIAGGLPKEGGIEPLRGFFPRIAKAYLIGEAAPAFSATLGETVPYEISGTLAAAVAHAADDAAKDGSGEAVVLLSPACASFDQFKNFEVRGEAFRQAANAIEGVKPIGGAR; via the coding sequence TTGATCCCCGCCGCATCCTTTTCTGGCAAGCGTGTTTCGCTCTTCGGGCTTGGCGGCTCGGGGATTGCCACCGCGCGCGCGCTGATCGCGGGCGGGGCCGATGTCCTGGCTTGGGACGACAACCCTGACAGCGTCGCCAAGGCTGGCGCCGTGGGCATACCGACAGGCGACCTGCGCGGTGCCGACTGGGCCAAATTCTCGGCCTTCGTGCTGTCGCCCGGCGTGCCGCTGACGCATCCCAAGCCCCACTGGACGGTGGAATTGGCCAAGGGCGCCGGCGTCGAGGTGATCGGCGACATCGAGCTTTTCTGCCGCGAGCGGACCTTGCAGGCGCCGACGGCACCTTTCATTGCCATCACTGGCACCAACGGCAAGTCGACGACCACGGCGCTGACGGCGCATATACTGAAAGCCGCGGGGCGCGACACTCAGATGGGCGGCAATATCGGCCGCGCGGTGATGACGCTCGATCCGCCGGAGCCTTCGCGGCACTACGTCGTCGAATGCTCGTCCTACCAGATTGATCTCGCGCCCTCGATCAACCCGACGGCGGGCATCCTGCTCAACCTCACGCCGGACCATCTCGACCGCCACGGCACCATGCAGCACTACGCCCTGATCAAGGAGCGGCTGGTGGCTGGAAGCGAGACGGCCATCATCGGCATCGACGATTCCTGGTGCGCCCAGATCGCCGATCGCCTGGAGCGGGCGGGCCGCCACGTCATCCGCATTTCCAAGCGCCTGCCGCTGACCGACGGTTATTTCGCTGACGGCAGCGACCTGATGGAAGCGGTCGATGGCCGCTACAGCCGCGTCGCCTTCCTCGAAGGCATCGGCTCGCTGCGTGGCCAGCACAATGCGCAGAACGCGCTGGCCGCCGTCGCCGCCTGTCTCAAGGTCGGGCTGGACCTGGGCGAAATACAGTCCGGGCTGGAAAGCTTCCCCGGGCTGGCGCATCGCATGGAGCAGGTCGGCCGCAAGGACCACGTGCTGTTCATCAACGATTCCAAGGCAACCAATGCCGATGCGGCCGCACCCGCGCTGTCGAGTTTCCCGCGCATCTACTGGATTGCCGGCGGCCTGCCCAAGGAAGGCGGCATCGAGCCGTTGCGCGGCTTCTTCCCGCGCATCGCCAAGGCCTATCTGATCGGCGAGGCGGCACCCGCCTTTTCGGCGACACTGGGCGAGACGGTGCCCTACGAGATATCGGGCACGCTGGCCGCCGCTGTCGCGCATGCGGCAGACGACGCGGCCAAGGACGGCAGCGGCGAGGCGGTGGTGCTGTTGTCGCCGGCCTGCGCCAGTTTCGACCAGTTCAAGAATTTCGAAGTGCGCGGCGAAGCCTTCAGGCAAGCCGCGAATGCTATCGAGGGTGTGAAACCCATCGGAGGGGCACGATAA
- the murC gene encoding UDP-N-acetylmuramate--L-alanine ligase: protein MKMPRTIGLVHFIGIGGIGMSGIAEVLHNLGYKVQGSDQSDSANVQRLRDKGIECFVGHHADNLGDAEVVVVSTAIKKSNPELKAAREKLLPIVRRAEMLAELMRFRQAVAIGGTHGKTTTTSMVATLLEAGGLDPTVINGGIINAYGTNARMGDGEWMVVEADESDGTFLKLPADIAVVTNIDPEHLDHYGSFDKVREAFRQFVENVPFYGFGVMCTDHPEVQALVGRIEDRRVITYGENAQADVRFTNHRTDGPASEFDVVIRDRKTRGETTISGLRLPMPGRHNVSNATAAIAVAHELGLSAEAIKKGLSSFAGVKRRFTHTGSWNGVDVFDDYGHHPVEITAVLKAARGATKGRVIAIAQPHRFTRLHDLFDEFSVCFNDADTVMVAPVYAAGEEPIDGVTSDALVSRIRAGGHRDARYIESPAAIAPIIRDIAKPGDFIVFLGAGNITQWAYALPKELGGTAS, encoded by the coding sequence ATGAAGATGCCGCGGACTATCGGGCTTGTGCATTTCATCGGCATTGGCGGCATCGGCATGAGCGGCATTGCCGAGGTGCTGCATAATCTCGGCTACAAGGTTCAGGGCTCGGACCAGTCCGACAGCGCCAATGTGCAGCGGCTGCGCGACAAGGGCATCGAATGCTTCGTCGGCCATCACGCCGACAATCTCGGCGATGCCGAGGTGGTGGTCGTCTCCACCGCGATCAAGAAATCCAACCCCGAGCTGAAGGCCGCGCGTGAAAAGCTGCTGCCGATCGTGCGTCGCGCCGAGATGCTGGCCGAGCTGATGCGCTTCCGCCAGGCCGTGGCGATCGGCGGCACGCATGGCAAGACGACGACCACTTCGATGGTGGCCACGCTGCTCGAAGCCGGCGGGCTCGACCCGACGGTGATCAATGGCGGCATCATCAATGCCTACGGCACCAATGCCCGTATGGGCGATGGCGAGTGGATGGTGGTGGAGGCCGACGAGAGCGACGGCACCTTCCTGAAGCTGCCGGCCGACATTGCTGTTGTCACCAACATCGATCCCGAACATCTCGACCACTATGGCAGTTTCGACAAGGTGCGCGAGGCCTTCCGCCAGTTCGTCGAGAATGTGCCGTTCTACGGCTTTGGCGTGATGTGCACCGACCACCCGGAGGTGCAGGCGCTGGTCGGGCGCATCGAGGACCGGCGCGTCATCACCTATGGCGAGAACGCGCAGGCCGACGTGCGCTTCACCAATCATCGCACGGATGGTCCGGCTTCGGAATTCGACGTGGTGATCCGCGACCGCAAGACGCGCGGTGAAACCACGATCTCCGGCCTGCGGTTGCCGATGCCCGGTCGTCACAATGTTTCCAACGCGACGGCGGCAATCGCGGTCGCGCATGAGCTTGGCCTGTCCGCCGAAGCGATCAAGAAGGGGCTGTCGTCCTTCGCCGGCGTCAAGAGGCGCTTTACGCACACGGGCTCGTGGAATGGCGTCGACGTATTCGATGACTATGGCCACCATCCGGTCGAGATCACGGCGGTGCTGAAGGCGGCGCGCGGCGCCACCAAGGGCCGTGTCATCGCTATCGCCCAGCCGCATCGCTTCACCCGACTGCACGATCTGTTCGACGAGTTTTCGGTCTGCTTCAACGATGCCGACACCGTCATGGTGGCGCCGGTCTATGCGGCGGGCGAGGAGCCGATCGACGGCGTGACCTCCGATGCGCTGGTATCGCGCATCCGTGCCGGCGGCCATCGTGACGCGCGCTACATAGAAAGCCCGGCCGCGATCGCGCCGATCATTCGCGATATCGCCAAGCCCGGCGATTTCATCGTCTTCCTCGGCGCCGGGAACATTACCCAATGGGCCTATGCGCTGCCCAAGGAACTCGGCGGTACAGCTTCATGA